The Desulfovibrio sp. JC010 sequence ACAGCACCAGCACAATGACCAGCACCACGCCTCTTGAACTGCATTCGTTATTCCTGGGCATACGGAATCCTCTCAAGCAGCATGACTTCCTTGCCGTCCTCAAAGTTCAGCCTAAGCCGGAAAGCCTTAACAGTCGATCTGTCGCTTACCCCCTTAGCTCTTTGCTGAGAAAGAGAAATCCAGACATTTTTATCAATATCCAGAAATTCCAGCCTCCAGGACTTTAACCCACGCATCAACAGCTGTGAATTCTCGAATTCAAGGTCTGGAGATTTTTCAATTCTGCGAACCATTTCCGATGAAAAATCCCAGGACACAACCACAGGTCCTGAATTTTCTATCGTAATGGAATGGCTAGATTCAAAGGTAAGGCCTGTCGCACCGGCACCGACCATCCTGCCGGGCACAATATTCTGCAAATCGCGATGCAGGATGCGGCGCAGAGTAAACAGACGCGAAGAGAGACCGGCACTGGAACGGACAACCTCATTGTTGGTGACCGACTGCCCCAACACCATGGCAACCATACTCATCAGCAGCCCGGAAAGGACCAGTCCGATGAGCACTTCAATAAGCGAAAATCCCGCCTGCCGGTCAGACGAAGAATGGTTGCGTGGATAAAAACTCATTAAAACAGCTTCTTTTTGTGTGAGACCCGATAAATTTTCCACCCAAGGGTATAGTCTTCACTGCGGGTTTCAAGAGTATAGAAGCCCTTGCCTGTGGAAGATACTGTTTCAAGACCGACCCTGAAACTGCCTTCAGGCGGTCCGGGCCATGACACCCAGCCCGAGGAAACTACATTCAATTTATCAGGATATTTATGAGCCAGAATATCCTGCGAAAGATTCAGGACGTTCCATGAATCCTTGGAAGACTGGGCCATGAGCGCGCTCTGCCGCTGCACACCGAGAAAACTCATGGACAGGGTGGCGGCAATGGTCAGAGCCACAATGATTTCTATCAGGGAAAAGCCATTCTTCTGCGCCACAGCTAAATCTCCCCGAACCGGACCGCAAGAGGATCAAGAACAACGGTCAGCCCGTCAGAAAGCACCAGCCTCACTTCATCACTGAATCCTGCGGGATAGATGGTGAATTCAACCCCGCCCTCATCAGCAGGATATTCATTGAAATGCCCGCTGGACACAGCTGAAGGCAGGGAAACTTCCTCCCCATTCCATTTGACCAGCCCGTTTTCAAAATCAATATACACATACTGGCGGATGTCGTTAGTCACCGCTTCGGTTCTGGCCTCGTAAATCAAAGCGTTTACCTGATTGAGACTGTCGTCCCCCCGGTCTCCGGCAAGATCAAGATTGGGCATGAGCGTAAACCAGCCCATGCCCACTATGAACAGAACAATTAACAGTTCTATGAAGGTCAGTCCGCCGGAAGATCGGCGGGCAGCATGCATATTCATAAGATTATTTTATTCCGGCTATTCCCAGCTCTTGATGTCAGCGTCGTAATCTTCACCGCCTTCCATGCCGTCGGCACCGAGGGAAATAAGCTCGTAAGGACGTCCGTCCTCACCGGGACTTCTGTAAATGTAATCATAACCCCAGGGATCAACCGGGGCAGTGGTGGAATCAAGATAACCGCCTTTGCGGTAGTTGCGGGGGACAGGACGACTTTCCGGCTTGGTGATCAAAGCCTGCAATCCCTGCTCGGTGGTGGGGTAGCGTCCGGTGTCCAGCTTGTAAAGCTTAAGGGCTGAATCAAGGGCCTTCATATCCATCTTGGCCTTGGTGACCCTTGCTTCGTTGGGACGGTCCATGATTTTGGGTACCAGCATGGAGGCCAGCAGGCCGAGAATAACAATAACAATCATCAACTCGATGAGACTGAAACCACGCTGACCCTTTTTAAGGTCGGCAATACAAATTCTTTTTTTCTGCATAATTTCCTCTACTTATTATTAAACCTGTCTGGGATCAGTCCCTGATGTCGGTTTTTCCTCTTTCCAGAGACTCCCACTCAAGAGGAGAGTCTGCCGCGATTCCCTTACGGCGGGGAAGCATGCCCCGAAACTTGAAATAATCATCCGGTCGGGCCACTTTTTGCCACCAGAGGTAATACCCTTTACTTGGTATATACCTGCAATACAACCTCTGAAATTCGCGCTGGGCAATGGGAACGGCCAAGACGAAATCCCGTCCGCGCTCGGAAAAACCGTAATTCCGATCCAGCTTCACTTTTTTCCAGTCGGCAAAATCATACTCTTCCTTTAGAGGAACACCACTAAGTGATGAATAATACCGAAACTCTCCGTCAATATCTCTGACCCGATAGACCTTGCCCAAAGGGGATCGCTCAACAGCAAAAGAAGCGGGTTTAAAAGAAACTTTTTTGGAAAAACTTTTTCGCGGAGAGCGGTAAAACAAGACCCCGTTTTTCAGAAAAAAACCGTCTTTCTGTTCATAATACGGACTTTTGATCCGTTGACTTACATCCCACTGAAAGCGTTCATCCTTTTCAGTTACAATATTAAGTCGGGCTCCTTCCGCTTTCACAGATTTAAACGGTCCGCCCTTGATTTTCTGGTCAAAAATACGGGTCAGTTTCAGAGGGCTCCACATAACCATTTTCCCGGTAGCATCCACCCCCATGAGAATTCCTTCTTCATTGGAAAAAGTCAGGGAAAGCGGTTTGTAAGTGAAACGGTCAATCCTGCGGAGCTTCCCGGCAGCAGGGCCGACCCAGAGCCTGCGGGCCTTATCAACCAAAGCGAGCCAGCTTCCGCGCGGAGAAAGGGCAAAGATATCCACGGTACTGTTCACATTGTGCACCCGCACCCGAGCGCATTGCTTAACATTAAAAATCTCAACAGCCCTTCCTTCTCCGGACGATACGGCAACAAAATCTGATTCAGGAAACCATGACACGGAATTTACGGGTTCCGACACGGCCTGCACCGCCGCACAGCCCCGGCTGCCGTACATGCGGACCACCCCGTTTTTGAATCCTGCGGCAAGAATATTTCCTTCATGCACAAAGGTGGTTACATCTTCAGCCAGATTAACCACCTCGTTGCTTTTGCTCAGCTGAACGTAATAATTTCCGGACATATCGTCCGGTGGTCGATTGTAAATGCTGTCCAGCGAAGAATACTGCTGCGAGGCTGCATATTCCACAAATCCGGCAAGGCTGAGCGGTTCCTGCCCGACAAGCATGGAAACATCGAGGCTTTCATCAGTAACAAGCGAAGGCTCGTCCGATACCGGGGAAGGCTGCTTTGTACAGCCGGACGCAATAAGGATAGAGGCTGACAGAACCAGAATGATTGACTTTATATTCATAACGTTATCTTTTTCAGAAAAGAAGTTTTGAAAACACCTTAAAACACCGCCGCTGGCAATGCAATCGCACTTTCCAACCGGATGTGTTAAAGCAGAGCACACAAAAGTCAAGCATGAACGCAAAACACCGCTTGCCCATAACCCGGTATTACGGCAAAAGAAGCCAAAAGCATAACAACCCTTTCCACGAAAGAGCCAGATGAGCAAGATATACAAAAAGATACTGGATTACCTCTCCGGACATACGGGCCGGCAGACAGACGTACACTCCCAAAACACCGGCTGGAGACTTCCTGTCCTTGCGACATTCTACATTCTGGCCTACGTGCTTTTCGACCTTGTTGCGGACAGCATTTCCCGACATTATATTTTCTGCATCTTTCTGGTGGTTTCCAGTCTTTATTTTTCATGGAGGCTGGGTGGCCGGGAAACCATGGCCTATGTAGGGTTTTTCAATATCTTTTTTGCCTTCATCTTTTCCCGGCTGCTGTACATGACCGGAAACTTTTCTTCAAAACTTTTCCTGAGCCGTTCTTTCATGACACTTTACGTAGTGGCCATTATATTCATGTTCATAATGACCAAACGTAAGTCTCCTGCCGACCGGGAAAAAGTGGACCGGGAAAGATCCATCCGCGATGAACGCCAGAAACGCAGACAGCTGGAACTTATGGTTGCCACGGAAAAACTGACCGACGACATGATCACGCAGGCCAATATGGTTAAAGATGAATTGATGGTCCTGCAGAATTCATGGAAATCGCAGATTCATACCATCGTCAACGACCTGCCCAGAGTAAAGGAACGGGAGCTGTACAATCAGATTGTCACCCCTTTTGAAGAGAGCATTGTTGAACATCTGCGCGATCTGGAGAAAAGACTTTCCTTTAAACCGCAGCTCATAGGTCTTGACGAACTGGCCCTAAACCTTACAGATAGACTTGAAAACGACCAAAAACATTCCCGTAAACGGCTGGACTTGAATTATGATTTTGAAAAATGGTTAAGCAGGGACGAAGAAATCCTTGTAGACCGTTATAAGACATGGGAAATACTGATCAACCTGATCAGGAACAGCCAGACCGCCATGGAACTGCACCAGATTGAGTTGCTTCGTAACGGCAGCGAAGACTTCAAAACCTTCAAACCCCGCTTATCGATCATCGCTGACGTACAGGGTACCCACGCCCGCTTACGGGTAACGGATACCGGAGGCGGCGTCTCCGATGACAGTCTGCAGGACCTTTTCAAAAAGGCCGTGCCTTCGGCAAAACGAAAAGGCAAAGCAATGGGTCAGGGAACCGTTTTCGTTAAATTTTTCGGCGACAACATGGGCTTTGACATCTCAGCCAGAAACACAGAAACCCTGGGCAACAAGGGGCTTGAAGTAACCGTACTCATTCCCCTTGGAACCTTCGGCCCCGCAGGGGCCATTCCAGCAGGAGATAAGTAATGACCCCGGAACAGGATCCGTACTTTTTTGTTTTGGCAGACGATGACCCGCGTCTGCACGAATACACTGTTTCAATTCTTCGTGATGCGGGAATCCTTGAAAAACACGAATCTTTCTACGATCCGGTTTCATTTCTGGCCTTCTTAAAAGAATCAGAAGAAGAACCGGATGTAATCCTGCTGGATGTACATTTTGAAGGCTCAGGCTTAAGCGGGGTCGATATTCTGCCTTACATCCGTGAGGAATACCCGTATATCCCGGTCATCCTGCTGACCGGAATGGATGCCGAAGCCACAGATGAAGCCCAGTCCGATGTTTTCACCTATTTCATTCCCAAGCCGGTCACCGAAGACCACCTGCTGCGCATGCTCCATTTCTATCTCGGGAAAAGCAAAAAAACTGCTGAGCAGGTCAACGTCCTCATGGCCGAAATGGAAGAGGTCAAAGGCTACCATCAGCTGCTGGAAGAAGAGGTGGAGCAGCTTCAGGACGAGCAACGCCGCCTGGAAGAACAGAGTAAAACCGAAAAGACTGCCGGATCCGGGAAAGGATTTGAAAGAGTCACCGAAATACTTGAATCCCTGCTGACCAAAAGTGAGGCCATGCCCAGCTTTATCGCCGATCTGGAAAAGGTCTATTCCACCCAGTTCAAGCTGTTCAAAAAGGTCATTGAAACCCTGATCCGCTTTGACGTTCAGGACGCAGGCACACCGGGAATGAACATCCACAAGGTCAAAGGCACCCAGAACGTTTTCAGTGCCCGGCTCTCCAGAAAAGTAAGGCTTTTTTATTACAGCTCGGCTAAGACGACACGAAAAAGGCTTTTAAGATTAGACATTTACCACGACACCAAGGGTATGGACAAGTGGATTAAAAACAACTACCATTCTTACGCTGAAATTGAAGAAAAATAATTAGGATATATTTTTAATGGACCTTAAAGTCACCAAATTTCCGGCATGGCTGTGGCCGCTCGCTTTCGGGCTGGCTGCCGCCTATCTTGTGTCGTCCTTTATACCGCTGCCCAAGCCCACTGCGCCCATTCTCGGCCAGTCTTTTTCCTCTGATGCGGCAACCAAAATTGAAAAGGACTCAAAGCTGATTCTTGAAAAGAACGTTCTTGGATTGGACAACCCAGCTGAATTACAAAAGAAAGCCAAAGTTACCCCCTCCACATGGACTCTGATCGGAATCCTGACCGGGGAAACCGATATGGCTGTTTTCCGTATCAAAAAGGAAACCGTGATCCTGCGCGAAGGCGAAGACTACGAAGGCTGGACCCTTGATGAAATCAAGCCGCAATACGTCATCTGGAAATACGGGCGCGAACAGAAAAAAGTCGCCATGTGGGATCAAGTCCAGAATATGAAGCTTGTACGCGGCAAGACCAATAAAATTTCGGTCAATAAGGCAGAAGCCAAAGAAATTCTGGATGACCCCAACCAGTTTCTCAAGCAGGCTCTATTCAAGCCCCGCAGCAAGGGCGGCAAAACCCAAGGCTTCCGGGTCACCAATATCAGGACGAATTCCATGCTCAAAAAGCTTGGCCTGGAAAACGGCGATGTGCTCATGCGCATTAACGGTGAAATGATTACCGGACCGACCAAGCTGCTGCAGATTTACGGTTCCCTCGGCGGGGCCTCCGCCATCTCCATGGATGTGGAACGCAAAGGCCAGATGCTCTCACTCATAGTCGAACTCAAGTAGGACCCAATGCCCACTTATCAATATAGAGCAGTTACAGGCGAAGGGAAAAAGAAAAAGGGTTTTGTTGAAGCCTCTTCCCAGTCCCGGGCCTTTGCCACTTTGCAAAGCAAAGGGCTGATGCCCCTGCGTCTGGAACAGGTCAAATCCGGGCAAAAAGAAAAAAGCTCTACCCAGTCGCTGGCTGCGTCCATGTCCATGGGCGGCAAAATCAGGCTGGGTGAATCTTTCTACTATCTCGGCATCCTGCTCCAGAGCGGTACCGCGCTGGCTCAATCCCTAGACATGATGGCCCGCATGACCGGCGGTAAGGCCAGCCATACATGGATGGAAATCCGTGATGCGGTCCAGTCCGGGGAGAGCTTCTCTTCCTGTCTCGGCAAATACCCCAAAATTTTTCCCACAGTATACGTAGGCATGGTTCAGGTTGCCGAATCTGTAGGTAAACTCGGTGACGTGCTTGAAAACATCGCCAAATACGAAGAAGAACGCGCTGAAGTAAGCGGACGGCTCATGACCGCCATGGTTTATCCGGTGGTTATCCTGCTCATCGGTATGGGCGCGGTATACTTCCTTCTTTCCGAAGTTCTGCCCAAGATCACCGGCATATTCAAAGCCGCCAAAGGCGAACTGCCCACCTCCACCAAAATAGTGGTCGCGCTGGGCAATACCCTTGAAGGGCTGGGCCCCATGGCTCTGCTCATCCCCTTATGCATCATTTTCGGCCTCTACAGCGCGTACAAATCCGTGCCCAAGTTCCGGGAAAAAGTGGATGGCCTGCTCTGGAAAATGCCGCTGGTCCAGAAGAGTACACTGGCCCGTTTTTCCGGCATTCTCGGTTTCCAGATCGATGCCGGGATTCCCCTTGTGCAGGGCATGGAAAGTTCTGCCAACGCTGTAAATTCCACATTTTTCAAAAAGAAAATGGCCGAAGCCCGTGAAGAAGTCGCTACAGGTCGATCTTTGAGTGCCGTGCTTGCGGAACAGAAAATTTATCCCGATATCTACATCCTGACCCTCACCGCCGGACAGAAATCCGGTGAACTGGGCAAATTCCTGCAACGCATGGGCACCATCTTCGAAAGAGACGTGGACAACTTCATGAAACGTGTGGTTGCACTGGCTGAACCAATGCTGCTGCTGTTCATCGGCATGCTCATCGCGTTCATTGTTGTCGCCATCATGGGCCCCATTTTCGACCTCACCTCACTCGTAAAGTAGGTAAAAATGACCGAAAAACAACTTTCCGACTTCATAAAACGAGGCAGGGAAGTCCTTGAAATTGAAGAAAAAGGACTGGCCTCCATCCGCGAATCACTGGACCTTGATTTTGCAAAAGCCGTTGAAATGCTGGCCGGCTGCAAAGGCAGGGTAATCATCACCGGACTGGGCAAATCAGGACTGGTAGGTCGCAAGATAGCCGCGACCATGTCCTCCACCGGAACCCCCTCCTTTTTTCTGCACCCTGTTGAAGGTGCCCACGGGGACCTCGGCATGGTCCGCAGAGAAGACGTGGTAATCTCCATTTCCAACAGCGGGGAGACCGACGAACTCAACGCCCTGCTTCCGGCTATCCGGTCCTTCGGTACCAAGATAATTTCCATCACCTCTGAAACAGAGTCCACCATGGGCCGTCTCTCGGATATCGTCATCAGGACCAAAGTCCCCTGCGAGGCCTGCTCCCACGGGCTGGCCCCCACATCATCCACCACCGCAGCCCTTGCCATGGGCGACGCGCTGGCGGTCTGCCTCATGGACCACAAAGCTTTTGACAGTCAGGATTTTAAAAAATTTCATCCCGGCGGATCACTGGGCCGCAGGCTGACCCTGTGCATCAGCGAACTCATGCACACGGACAACATACCCGCCGCCGCGCAGAACGCACCGCTCTCCGAAGCCCTGACCGTTCTCGACAAAGGCGGCCTCGGCCTCGTTGCCCTCACCGACGGCAGCAAACTTTCCGGGGTCATCACCGACGGAGATGTACGCCGCATGGTCTGTTCCGGCAATTTTGACGCACAAATTTCCGCCCGCGAAGTCATGATCGAAAATCCCCTGCGCATAACCCCGGACATGTCCGCAGCGCAGGCCCTCGACATCATGGAATCCAAAGAGATCACCGTGCTGCCTGTTGTAAACGAAGAAGGCACGCTCACAGGCATGATTCATCTGCACGATCTTCTGGGTAAAGGCAGATTAAAATTCGCGGATAATACGCGCAATTAAGCCTCCGGCGGCCCTGCCGGGGGCCTTAAACCCTTTTTGTAAAAAGGGTTTAAGAATCCCAAAAACTTTTATTAAGCTTCGCTGGGCTAATAATTAAAATATTTCAAATACCCCCAACTAACACGTTTTGGGAAAGGGGTGAGGAGTCCAGAGGAGAGGGGAAAACACTTTTTGGCGTTAGCAAAAGGGTTTTCCCCTCTCCTCTGGTTCCCGAAGGGCCGCCGGAGGCAACTATGTGTGGAATCGCTGGTTTTATTGATCTTACCAAATCTTCAGATGCGAAACGTCTGGAACGTATTGCCCATAAAATGGGTGACGCCCTGAACATGCGCGGCCCGGACGGCTGCGGCCAATGGTCCGATCCTGAGTGGGGCGTAGGGCTGGACCACCGCCGACTGGCCATCATCGACCTGACCGAAGAGGGCGTGCAGCCCATGCATTCCAGGTCAGGCCGCTATGTCACTGTCTTTAACGGCGAAATCTACAATTACCGCGACCTGCGTACAGAACTTGAACAGACCGAAGGCTTTCCGGGCTGGCGCGGCCATTCCGATACCGAAGTCATGCTGGAGGCCGTTGAACAATGGGGATTTGAAGAAGCCCTGAAACGGTTTAGCGGCATGTTCGCCATTGCCATCTGGGACCGCAAAGAGCACTGTCTGCTCCTTGCCCGCGACCGCATGGGCGAAAAGCCGCTCTATTATTCCCGGCAGGGTGATAATTTTCTCTTCGGCTCGGAGCTTAAAGCTCTCATGGGCTACAAAAAATATTTCAAACGCACAGTGGACCGCGACTCGCTGGCCGCTTATCTACGCTATTGCTACGTTCCCGCCCCGCACACAATTTTCAAAGATACATTCTGTCTGATGCCCGGCACATGGACCTGTTTACGCGCTAATGGCGAGCTCATGGAGCCCCGGCCATACTGGTCCCTGCTGGACTGTGCCCGTGAAGCTGAAAACAAAATTTTCACTGCCCCGGATGATGCGATTGTTGAAACGCTGGAAGACCTGCTGCTCAAAGTCATTGAGCGGGAAATGATCTCCGATGTACCGCTGGGCGCGTTCCTTTCCGGCGGGGTGGATTCCTCGCTTATCGTCTCCCTGATGCAGCAATGCGCACTGGCACCGGTTAAGACCTTCACCATCGGCTTTGATGATGAAGCATACAATGAAGCGGATGACGCCAAGGCCGTGGCCAAGCATATAGGAACCGAGCACACCGAACTGTACGTCACCCCCAAGGACGCGCTGGACGTAATTCCGCAGATTGCACAGATCTGGGACCAGCCCTTTTCCGATTCCTCGCAGATTCCCACCCACCTAGTCTCGCGCATGACCCGTGAACATGTGACCGTGGCCCTTTCCGGTGACGGCGGAGATGAACTTTTCGCGGGCTACAACCGTCATTTCAAAGGCTGCTCCCTGTGGAATAATCTTAAAAACATTCCCGCCCCGCTGCGCAGAATGCTTGCCGGCTGGATTTCATCGGTACCGCCGCAAAGCTGGAACAAAGTGTTCAAGATGTACGGCCCGTTCCTGCCGTCCAGCCTGCAGATACGTTTACCCGGTCAGAAAATACATAAGCTGGCCAATGTGATGGGCGCATCGTCTGCTGCAGACTATTATCGCGATCTGACTTCAATCTGGCTGAATCCCGAAACCGTGGTGCCGGGTGCCCGTGAGTTCAAGGGGCCGTTCCAGAATCCTAACCGCCAGCCGGAACAGGACAACCTGACCGCGTGGATGCAGTTCATGGACGCGGCCAACTACATGACCGACGACATCCTGACCAAAGTGGACCGGGCAGCCATGGCTGTCAGCCTTGAGACCCGCGCACCGTTTCTGGATCATGAGATAGTGGAATTTTCCCAACGTCTGCCCATGCATCTGCGCATAGCCAACGGTCAGGGCAAACATATTTTGCGTCAGATTCTGTACAAATACGTGCCGCAGGAAATGATCGAACGCCCGAAAATGGGCTTCGGCGTACCCATCGACTGCTGGCTGCGCGGCCCGCTGCGTGAGTGGGCCGAAGAACTGCTGGCCCCGGACCGTCTGGATAACGAAGGGTATTTCAACGTGGGAGAGGTGCGCCTTGCATGGAACGAACACCTGACCGGGATCAAGGATAACCAGTATAAAATCTGGAGTGTATTGATGTTCCAGAGCTGGTGCGAGCACTGGGAGATCGGGTCATGAAAATTGCAATTATCGGCGGGTACGGCCCGTCACTCATAAATTTCCGTGGCCCTATGCTGCGTGCCATGAAAAATGCCGGACATGAAGTCTACGGCATTGCCCCGCTGGATTCCCCGGACGTGCCTGAAAAGCTGGCCGCCATGGGTATTAAATTCATTGAGGCACCCATCCAACGAAAAGGCATGAATCCGCTTAAAGATTTGGTGGCTCTTTTCGCTCTGATAAAAATACTCAGACAAACTAAACCGGACGCTGTACTTTCGTATACCATCAAGCCTGTTATCTACGGCTCCATCGCTGCTAAGCTGGCCGGGGTTAAAAATATTTATTCCATGATCACCGGGCTGGGCTATGCCTTCGGTCAGACCTCCGGCAAACGGGGACTGCTCTTCAAGCTGGTCAAAAATATGTACCGCGCCGGACTGGCCTGTAACAACACAGTCATGTTTCAGAACCCGGATGACCGGGATTTGTTTAAAAATACTAGTATCATCCCGCAGGATAAAGTTACTGTGATTACCAATGGATCCGGGGTTGATCTAGGGCACTAC is a genomic window containing:
- a CDS encoding glycosyltransferase family 4 protein, producing the protein MKIAIIGGYGPSLINFRGPMLRAMKNAGHEVYGIAPLDSPDVPEKLAAMGIKFIEAPIQRKGMNPLKDLVALFALIKILRQTKPDAVLSYTIKPVIYGSIAAKLAGVKNIYSMITGLGYAFGQTSGKRGLLFKLVKNMYRAGLACNNTVMFQNPDDRDLFKNTSIIPQDKVTVITNGSGVDLGHYASSPVPQGDPVFLCISRLLKEKGVREFAEAAVRLKKKYPQARFRLVGPHDHGPDSISDDLIATWQNGGVECVGPVDDVREELKNCSIYVLPSYREGTPRSVLEAMASGRPIVTTDTTGCRETVREGQNGFMVPVKDIAALEQAMEKFILQPESLQYMGDASLEYAAEKFDVNKVNATIMQAMGL